A genomic segment from Chitinophaga flava encodes:
- a CDS encoding vWA domain-containing protein, giving the protein MQGARKGTIARVPLASHQLLSRSAGHQQENDLLATVKHYLVHQTCVIKKRPVQQKTALRLFVLVDSSASMAADRQISLVKGLITDMLFRYRQQRPQVSVIALAQGTASVIIPFTTQLSQINEALASLRTGGKTNLAAGFRQMAQMIRPNGDYQLYLFTDGRVNAGTTNQPFEEAVTIFREQLRRHCKHTSIINTETGYPRLNMAVTLAEKLGCKVFGPEIYSA; this is encoded by the coding sequence ATGCAAGGTGCTCGGAAAGGAACCATCGCACGGGTGCCGCTGGCCTCCCATCAGCTCTTGTCCCGCTCCGCAGGCCATCAGCAGGAAAACGATCTGCTGGCTACTGTAAAACATTACCTGGTGCATCAGACCTGTGTAATCAAAAAAAGGCCGGTACAACAAAAAACGGCTTTACGTTTATTCGTCCTGGTAGACAGCAGCGCCTCCATGGCTGCCGACCGGCAGATAAGCCTGGTAAAAGGACTGATCACCGATATGTTGTTCCGATATCGTCAGCAACGTCCGCAGGTGAGTGTTATAGCGCTGGCACAGGGAACAGCTTCCGTGATTATACCTTTTACTACACAGCTGTCGCAGATCAACGAAGCGCTGGCCTCTTTGCGGACCGGTGGTAAAACCAACCTGGCAGCAGGTTTCCGGCAGATGGCCCAAATGATAAGGCCGAATGGGGACTATCAGCTCTATCTGTTCACCGACGGACGGGTCAATGCGGGTACCACGAATCAACCCTTTGAGGAGGCAGTAACCATTTTCCGCGAACAGCTCCGCCGTCACTGTAAACACACCAGTATCATCAATACCGAAACCGGATATCCGCGTCTCAATATGGCCGTCACATTGGCGGAAAAGCTGGGCTGCAAAGTATTCGGGCCGGAAATTTATTCAGCTTAA
- a CDS encoding ATP-binding protein gives MKPYYPFTAICGQDQFKLALLLTTIDPSLGGVLVMGDKGTGKTTTVRALASLLHNGVQPFPFVNLPVGATEDRVLGSVDLEVLINEKREQVRKGLLAAAHGGILYIDEVNLLNDYIMDVLLDASSSGGYYLERDGLSAWQDSRFILIGTMNPEEGELRPQLLDRFGLCVTVSTPIDKVQRATIMQRRLAFDARPQEFVHAFAETEREMNRAVNLARTLLDQVYVSEDTYLEVADLCLEHQAEGMRADILIIKAARAYAAFGNRLAVTSADVHHVAPLVLAHRSKQRNQPPRSQQRQREHAPSPDRGEYHTESSRNL, from the coding sequence ATGAAACCATATTATCCGTTTACGGCCATCTGTGGACAAGACCAGTTTAAACTGGCGCTGCTGCTCACCACCATCGATCCTTCCCTGGGTGGTGTGCTGGTGATGGGAGATAAAGGCACCGGTAAAACGACTACCGTAAGGGCATTGGCCAGTTTATTACATAATGGCGTACAGCCGTTCCCGTTTGTGAATCTGCCGGTAGGTGCTACCGAAGATCGTGTGTTGGGCAGTGTAGACCTGGAAGTATTGATCAATGAAAAAAGGGAACAGGTAAGGAAAGGCTTGCTGGCAGCCGCTCACGGAGGTATTTTGTATATCGATGAAGTGAATCTGCTCAATGATTATATCATGGATGTGCTGCTGGATGCTTCTTCCAGCGGAGGGTATTATCTGGAGAGGGATGGGCTTTCTGCCTGGCAGGACAGCCGCTTTATTCTCATCGGTACCATGAACCCGGAAGAAGGGGAGCTGCGTCCGCAGTTGCTGGATCGTTTCGGTTTATGCGTTACCGTTAGTACGCCTATTGATAAGGTACAACGTGCTACGATTATGCAGCGCCGCCTGGCTTTTGATGCCCGTCCACAGGAGTTTGTACATGCTTTCGCAGAAACAGAACGGGAGATGAACAGGGCTGTTAATCTGGCCCGCACCTTACTCGACCAGGTGTATGTTTCAGAAGATACCTATCTGGAAGTGGCAGACCTCTGTCTGGAACATCAGGCAGAAGGTATGCGCGCGGATATCCTGATTATAAAAGCGGCGAGGGCTTATGCAGCCTTCGGTAACCGGTTGGCAGTCACCAGCGCCGATGTGCATCATGTGGCGCCGCTGGTACTGGCGCATCGCAGCAAACAACGCAACCAGCCACCACGTTCACAACAACGTCAGCGGGAGCATGCGCCTTCGCCGGATAGGGGGGAATATCACACGGAAAGCAGCAGGAATCTATAG
- a CDS encoding cobalt-precorrin-5B (C(1))-methyltransferase, with translation MSLKPVPQGDLRWGYSTGACATACTKAALLVLLEQDEVASVTIALPDGEEVLFKIHACSFNGTQATCATYKDSGDDPDVTNGAEIAVTVSFGGPQPVSFLPGEGVGIVTLPGLSVPVGEPAINPVPRSMMAGVVNDICERYQVDRNISISVSVSNGAVLAEKTLNARLGIVGGISILGTTGRVKPFSAAAYIASIEQGIDVALANGLQTVVVNSGGRSEKILRNLYPQLPAMAFVQYGNWIGETLAKINTTPLHSFTIGMMLGKAVKLAAGSLNTHSNQSSWDKDFVAQLAASAGYPPEKCEAIRQLNMARGLTELFPFQESEPFYPALAARCRRVLQAALRPVDFEIVLIDATDKYLLYVN, from the coding sequence ATGAGTTTGAAACCGGTACCACAGGGAGATCTGCGCTGGGGGTATAGTACCGGTGCCTGTGCTACGGCCTGCACCAAAGCTGCTTTGCTGGTCTTGCTGGAACAGGATGAAGTGGCGTCGGTAACGATTGCGTTGCCCGACGGAGAAGAGGTGTTGTTTAAAATACATGCCTGCAGTTTTAACGGAACACAGGCCACCTGCGCTACTTATAAAGACAGTGGAGATGATCCTGATGTGACCAATGGTGCAGAGATAGCCGTTACCGTTAGTTTCGGAGGTCCGCAGCCGGTCAGTTTTTTACCGGGAGAAGGTGTAGGCATTGTTACATTGCCCGGCTTGTCTGTCCCGGTAGGTGAGCCGGCCATCAATCCAGTACCCCGCAGCATGATGGCCGGAGTAGTGAATGATATCTGCGAAAGATATCAGGTTGACAGAAATATTAGCATCAGCGTAAGTGTATCCAATGGTGCCGTGCTGGCGGAAAAAACGTTGAATGCACGGCTTGGGATCGTGGGTGGGATTTCCATACTGGGAACTACAGGGAGAGTAAAACCTTTTTCTGCAGCGGCTTATATCGCTAGTATCGAACAAGGAATAGATGTGGCGCTGGCCAACGGATTACAGACGGTGGTCGTCAATTCCGGCGGCCGTAGCGAAAAGATACTCCGAAACCTATACCCGCAGCTGCCTGCCATGGCTTTTGTGCAGTATGGCAACTGGATAGGGGAGACATTGGCCAAGATCAACACTACACCGCTACATTCCTTTACCATCGGCATGATGCTGGGAAAGGCGGTGAAACTGGCCGCAGGATCGCTGAATACACATAGCAACCAGTCATCCTGGGATAAGGATTTTGTGGCGCAGCTGGCCGCATCGGCAGGATATCCTCCTGAAAAATGCGAAGCCATCCGCCAGCTTAATATGGCCCGTGGTCTGACGGAACTGTTTCCCTTTCAGGAATCAGAACCATTTTATCCGGCCCTGGCAGCCCGGTGCCGGCGCGTATTACAGGCTGCACTGCGCCCTGTGGATTTTGAAATTGTATTGATAGATGCAACAGATAAGTATCTGTTGTATGTGAACTAA
- a CDS encoding precorrin-6A/cobalt-precorrin-6A reductase, producing MVLVFGGTTEGKLVLAALAAASQPCWYSSKIKIDVSLPAGAQYRYGAFTPEALEAFCLEHHITTIVHASHPFAALLHETIGIVSQRLSIPVIRFERHYPETPLHPLVRYADSYEDVLSAIHHGGYEPVLSLTGVQTIIRWRPYWEQKKMYCRILPRDTSVAIARDYGFPEEQLLLSFPGKTVEEELQVLKETGVQAIITKESGESGYLSVKIDTAIAAGIPLYIIRRPALPPHFIKVDTATDMLKHIIHTAS from the coding sequence ATGGTCCTGGTGTTTGGAGGTACAACAGAAGGTAAACTGGTGCTGGCGGCTCTGGCGGCCGCCAGCCAACCCTGCTGGTATTCGTCAAAAATAAAAATTGACGTGTCACTTCCTGCTGGTGCGCAATATCGTTATGGTGCCTTTACACCGGAAGCACTGGAAGCTTTTTGTCTGGAGCATCATATCACCACGATCGTTCATGCCAGCCATCCTTTTGCGGCTCTGTTGCATGAAACGATTGGTATCGTTAGTCAACGTTTATCCATTCCTGTGATACGCTTCGAAAGACACTATCCGGAAACGCCCTTACACCCGCTGGTGAGATATGCCGACAGTTATGAAGACGTACTGTCGGCTATTCACCACGGTGGTTATGAGCCGGTATTGTCGCTCACCGGTGTACAAACCATCATCCGCTGGCGCCCTTATTGGGAGCAGAAGAAGATGTACTGCCGTATTCTGCCTAGAGATACTTCTGTGGCCATCGCAAGGGACTACGGATTCCCGGAAGAGCAACTGCTGTTATCCTTCCCTGGTAAAACGGTGGAGGAAGAACTGCAGGTGCTGAAGGAGACCGGTGTACAGGCTATTATCACCAAAGAAAGCGGAGAGAGTGGTTACCTGTCTGTGAAGATAGATACGGCCATAGCAGCAGGCATCCCCTTGTATATTATCCGGCGGCCCGCATTGCCACCGCATTTTATAAAAGTAGACACCGCCACTGATATGCTGAAACATATAATTCATACTGCATCATGA
- the cobM gene encoding precorrin-4 C(11)-methyltransferase, translating into MKQTSHIAIIASTDRALVLAGTIRQSLPDVAIFSTRKDIPAGVISIDTIGSFLEENFNQYNAFLFIGALGICVRSIAPYIKDKNTDPAILNMDDHGYFVQPVLSGHTGGANTLARQVAHILGAQAVITTSSDLQDIWALDTLGKQYAWKTAATAPLNTVISLFVNNRPTALLLDVKAEGTIWLEKTKPDFVTVFYNINDIPLEQFDLLIAVTFRKYAVAIPVLHYHPAALHIGMGCSRDIEADLLEVSVLEQLQQQGLAAEAVKSIASIDIKHDEKAFIALADKWQIPFYTYTAAALNECEVPNPSPVVKDKLDVYSVSEASAHLSSGNDGWLVEKQKITVSSGKKHTIAVALDAALERRAQVAIVGAGPGDPALVAVRGKELLESADLILYAGSLVPEELTHYAKEGAVVRNSASMTLEEQISLMEEHYAKGHLIVRLQSGDPSIYGAIQEQMTIFDEKGMDYFIVPGISSFQAAAAVLKSEFTIPEVVQTIILTRGEGNTPLPEHEKLQEMARHRATMCIFLSATIAKNVQAQLLEHYPPETPVAVLYRVTWKDERVFTGQLQELAAIIRSNKLTRTALIIVGAAIGARKNRSHLYNPEWKHIFRNQKTKNL; encoded by the coding sequence ATGAAACAAACATCACATATTGCTATTATTGCCAGCACAGACAGAGCTTTAGTACTGGCAGGCACCATACGCCAATCCTTGCCCGATGTGGCCATATTCTCTACCCGCAAGGATATCCCGGCAGGTGTCATTTCCATTGACACGATCGGTAGTTTCCTGGAGGAGAATTTTAACCAATACAACGCATTCCTCTTTATCGGTGCGCTGGGTATCTGTGTACGCAGTATCGCACCTTATATCAAAGATAAAAATACTGATCCGGCGATCCTCAACATGGATGATCACGGTTATTTCGTACAGCCGGTACTGTCAGGTCATACTGGTGGTGCCAATACACTGGCGCGGCAGGTGGCGCATATCCTGGGTGCTCAGGCGGTGATTACTACCTCCAGTGATTTACAGGATATATGGGCGTTAGATACGCTTGGTAAACAATATGCCTGGAAAACGGCTGCCACAGCACCTTTGAATACAGTCATCTCCCTGTTTGTCAACAACCGCCCTACAGCCTTGTTGCTTGATGTGAAAGCGGAAGGAACTATATGGCTGGAGAAAACCAAACCGGATTTTGTTACCGTCTTTTACAATATCAACGATATTCCGCTGGAGCAGTTTGACTTGTTGATAGCTGTTACCTTCCGTAAGTATGCGGTTGCCATACCAGTGCTGCACTATCATCCGGCTGCTTTGCATATCGGGATGGGCTGCAGCCGGGATATTGAGGCAGACCTGCTGGAAGTCTCTGTGCTGGAGCAATTGCAGCAACAGGGCCTTGCCGCGGAAGCTGTTAAAAGCATCGCTTCCATTGATATCAAACATGATGAAAAAGCATTTATTGCTTTGGCAGATAAATGGCAAATACCTTTTTATACCTATACCGCCGCTGCGCTCAACGAGTGCGAGGTACCCAATCCATCGCCGGTAGTGAAAGATAAGCTGGACGTATACAGCGTATCCGAAGCCAGCGCACACCTGTCTTCCGGAAACGACGGCTGGCTGGTAGAAAAACAGAAAATTACCGTCAGCTCCGGAAAAAAACATACGATCGCTGTTGCCCTGGATGCCGCACTGGAGCGGCGTGCGCAGGTGGCCATTGTTGGTGCCGGCCCCGGTGATCCTGCATTGGTGGCAGTAAGAGGTAAAGAGTTGCTGGAAAGCGCAGACCTTATCCTCTACGCTGGCAGCCTGGTACCGGAAGAACTGACCCACTACGCCAAAGAGGGCGCTGTGGTGCGCAACTCCGCCAGCATGACACTGGAAGAGCAGATCAGTCTCATGGAAGAACATTATGCCAAAGGGCATCTGATCGTAAGGCTGCAATCCGGTGATCCGTCTATTTATGGCGCCATACAGGAGCAGATGACCATCTTCGACGAAAAAGGAATGGACTACTTTATTGTACCTGGCATTTCTTCTTTCCAGGCAGCAGCTGCGGTACTCAAATCGGAGTTTACTATTCCGGAAGTGGTACAAACCATTATCCTTACGCGCGGTGAAGGTAATACCCCTTTGCCGGAGCATGAGAAACTGCAGGAGATGGCGCGGCACAGAGCTACTATGTGTATCTTCCTGAGTGCCACCATCGCTAAAAACGTACAGGCGCAACTGTTAGAACACTATCCGCCGGAAACGCCGGTAGCGGTGTTATATCGCGTGACGTGGAAAGATGAACGGGTGTTTACCGGGCAACTGCAGGAACTGGCAGCTATCATACGGAGCAACAAACTGACACGTACCGCGCTCATCATCGTAGGGGCGGCCATCGGTGCACGGAAAAACAGATCACATCTTTATAATCCGGAATGGAAACACATCTTCCGTAATCAAAAAACAAAAAATCTTTAA
- the cbiE gene encoding precorrin-6y C5,15-methyltransferase (decarboxylating) subunit CbiE, producing MPEEYIVIGVANTTANVCSPEAMELLSQYQHFSGGERHYALVKHLLPVSHHWITIKGNMPALFAQYEQVAEPLVVFASGDPLFYGMVNTIRKYAVDANVKVYPQFNSIQRLCAKAGIPYEQVCNVSVHGRSWQELDAALIRGQRQIAILTDLARTPQAIAQRMMEYRFTQYDMLVGEDLDGVAEQLSRDTLEVIAGRTFHPLNCVLLQQVAVSQQPGMGIEDSRFEGLPGRPNMITKRTIRLASIAQLQLQQATVCWDIGFCTGAVAIEARRLYPHLQVVAFEKRSECEGIITRNMKQLSAPGIDIHMGDFYEEDHAALPIPDAVFIGGHGNRLDELMQIIDSYMRPGGRVVINAVLDTSREQFVHMTEKLQWQLLPAEQIQVGDHNPITVLTAIKQA from the coding sequence ATGCCGGAAGAATATATCGTCATAGGAGTGGCCAATACAACAGCCAATGTCTGTTCACCGGAAGCGATGGAACTGCTTTCGCAGTATCAGCATTTTTCCGGTGGGGAACGTCATTACGCTCTGGTAAAGCACTTACTGCCGGTATCCCATCACTGGATTACCATCAAGGGTAACATGCCGGCACTTTTTGCGCAATACGAACAGGTGGCAGAACCGCTGGTGGTTTTTGCCAGCGGAGATCCTTTGTTTTACGGTATGGTCAACACCATCCGAAAATATGCAGTGGATGCTAACGTAAAGGTATATCCGCAGTTCAACAGCATACAACGGCTCTGCGCCAAAGCAGGCATCCCTTATGAACAGGTATGTAATGTATCGGTACATGGCCGTAGCTGGCAGGAGCTGGATGCCGCGCTGATCAGGGGACAGAGGCAAATAGCCATACTGACGGATCTGGCACGCACGCCGCAGGCCATCGCACAGCGGATGATGGAATACAGGTTTACACAGTATGATATGCTGGTGGGTGAAGATCTGGACGGAGTTGCAGAACAATTGTCCCGGGATACACTGGAGGTGATAGCCGGCCGCACTTTTCATCCGCTCAATTGTGTGTTGCTGCAACAGGTGGCTGTATCACAGCAACCCGGAATGGGGATAGAAGACAGCCGTTTTGAAGGGCTCCCCGGCAGACCCAATATGATTACCAAAAGAACGATCCGCCTCGCCAGTATTGCGCAGTTACAGCTGCAGCAGGCAACGGTTTGCTGGGATATCGGTTTCTGTACCGGCGCAGTGGCCATAGAGGCCAGGCGCCTGTATCCGCATCTGCAGGTGGTAGCCTTCGAAAAACGATCTGAATGTGAAGGGATCATCACCCGTAATATGAAACAGTTGTCTGCTCCCGGAATTGATATACACATGGGCGACTTTTATGAAGAGGACCATGCTGCTTTGCCGATACCTGATGCAGTGTTTATCGGAGGTCATGGCAACCGCCTGGATGAACTGATGCAGATAATAGATTCGTATATGCGTCCCGGTGGGAGAGTAGTAATAAACGCTGTGCTGGACACCAGCAGAGAACAGTTTGTGCATATGACGGAAAAACTTCAATGGCAACTGCTACCGGCAGAACAGATACAGGTAGGCGACCATAACCCTATCACGGTTTTAACAGCTATCAAACAAGCATGA
- the cobJ gene encoding precorrin-3B C(17)-methyltransferase — MQLSVIGIGPGAKEYILPVAQQALADADIVIGYHYYFQFVAHLLKPGCECLGRELSEEEARAVLAVESCAPGKKVAVISSGDAGVYAMASLVYEYAARHSRTDIDMQTIPGISAFQGAAARLGAPIGHDFCCISLSDLMTPWSTIEQRITAAAMGDFVTSLYNPRSKQRNWQLSRLKEIYLQYRHPETPVAIVRQVTREEENIHLTTLAELDVTLVDMFSLVMIGNSQTFRFNNFLITPRGYLARKPVTGEEIQVESFRQIMQQLKRDELSPADQWAVIRCIHSTADFEYEQLYYSRGNAMEAWHDYLRSGGTVITDVTMVQSGITRAFTQQYGVTVKCYLNDERVPALAAAENLTRSQAGMRLAIQEHPEALFVVGNAPTALLEICDQCQQGTCRPAGIVAAPVGFVNVLESKLKLRLGATVPAVIIEGRKGGSNVAAAIVNAAFTLDTITVMHTR; from the coding sequence ATGCAACTGAGCGTAATCGGTATTGGACCTGGTGCGAAAGAGTATATACTGCCGGTAGCGCAACAGGCACTGGCGGATGCTGATATTGTAATTGGCTATCATTATTATTTTCAGTTTGTGGCCCATCTGCTGAAGCCCGGTTGTGAATGCCTGGGCCGGGAACTCTCTGAAGAAGAGGCTCGTGCAGTATTGGCTGTTGAAAGCTGTGCCCCAGGAAAAAAAGTGGCGGTGATCAGCTCCGGTGATGCTGGTGTATATGCTATGGCATCACTGGTGTATGAATATGCTGCCCGTCACAGCAGAACAGATATTGATATGCAGACCATCCCCGGTATCAGCGCCTTCCAGGGCGCCGCTGCCAGGCTGGGAGCTCCCATAGGGCACGACTTCTGTTGCATCTCCCTCTCAGATCTGATGACGCCCTGGTCTACGATTGAACAGCGTATCACCGCTGCCGCCATGGGCGACTTCGTTACTTCCTTATACAACCCCCGCAGCAAGCAGCGCAACTGGCAGCTGTCGAGATTAAAAGAAATTTATTTGCAATACCGCCATCCGGAAACACCAGTGGCCATTGTAAGACAGGTGACGAGAGAAGAAGAAAATATTCATCTCACCACACTAGCTGAACTGGACGTTACGCTTGTAGACATGTTCAGCCTCGTGATGATTGGTAATTCACAAACCTTCCGGTTTAATAATTTCCTCATCACCCCGCGGGGCTACCTGGCCCGCAAACCGGTGACCGGCGAAGAAATACAGGTGGAGAGCTTCCGCCAGATCATGCAGCAGCTGAAAAGAGATGAGTTGTCACCGGCAGACCAGTGGGCTGTGATACGCTGTATCCACAGCACCGCCGACTTTGAATATGAACAGCTGTACTACAGCCGCGGTAATGCCATGGAAGCCTGGCATGACTATCTGCGTAGTGGCGGTACCGTTATTACCGATGTAACCATGGTGCAATCCGGTATTACCAGAGCATTTACCCAACAATACGGTGTTACTGTAAAATGTTATCTCAACGATGAAAGAGTACCGGCATTGGCTGCAGCGGAAAATCTCACCCGCAGTCAGGCTGGTATGCGCCTGGCCATACAGGAACACCCCGAGGCCTTGTTTGTAGTGGGCAACGCTCCTACAGCGCTGCTGGAAATATGTGATCAATGCCAGCAAGGTACTTGCCGCCCTGCTGGTATTGTAGCGGCGCCCGTGGGTTTTGTGAACGTCCTGGAGTCAAAACTGAAACTAAGGCTGGGAGCTACTGTGCCCGCCGTTATCATAGAAGGCCGCAAAGGCGGCAGCAACGTGGCGGCAGCGATTGTAAACGCTGCCTTCACCCTGGATACAATCACTGTTATGCATACACGCTGA
- the cobI gene encoding precorrin-2 C(20)-methyltransferase has product MNRTGKIYAVSLGPGDPDLITLKGWKALQQADKIYYPASLQQGQPRSYARTILDHYQLENKTWQPMLLEMSNDRSYNLQVYTETAAQMKTDVQQGLQVAFVSEGDISFYSTFIYLLEHIRRENLPLEVIAGVPAFLLAAAAHQQPLALLREKIAIIPLLENATVLEEHLRRFETIVLIKVRGAMAYITPFLENSQATMLYGEKLGTAEQYLATGIEELQERTLPYFSLIILKSNICN; this is encoded by the coding sequence TTGAACCGTACCGGAAAAATATATGCAGTATCGTTAGGCCCTGGTGATCCGGACCTGATCACACTCAAAGGCTGGAAAGCCCTGCAGCAGGCAGATAAAATCTATTATCCGGCCTCGCTGCAACAGGGACAGCCACGCAGTTACGCCAGGACCATCCTCGATCACTACCAGCTGGAAAATAAAACCTGGCAGCCTATGCTGCTCGAAATGTCGAACGACCGCAGTTATAACCTGCAGGTATATACGGAGACGGCCGCGCAAATGAAAACAGACGTGCAGCAAGGTTTGCAGGTCGCATTCGTCAGCGAAGGCGACATCTCCTTTTACAGCACTTTTATCTATCTCCTCGAACATATCCGTCGGGAAAATCTTCCCCTGGAAGTAATTGCAGGAGTACCTGCTTTTCTGTTGGCAGCGGCAGCTCACCAGCAACCGCTGGCATTGCTCCGCGAAAAAATCGCCATCATCCCGCTCCTCGAAAATGCTACGGTACTGGAAGAACACCTGCGCCGCTTTGAAACCATCGTGCTGATAAAAGTGCGGGGAGCCATGGCATATATTACACCATTCCTTGAGAACAGCCAGGCTACTATGTTGTACGGGGAGAAACTGGGCACTGCTGAGCAATATCTCGCTACTGGTATCGAAGAACTGCAGGAAAGAACGCTGCCTTATTTTTCATTGATCATTCTTAAAAGTAACATATGCAACTGA
- a CDS encoding sirohydrochlorin chelatase, translating into MKKGILICGHGSRDKEGVEHFKVLVRKLQDRYPDDVVDYGFLEFAHPVYAAAVERMYLQGVRHIIALPAILFAGGHAKNDIPYEMNSLQQQYPDLTITMARHLGISAPLLQLSQLLIEEAETAMKAADKADACLLLVGRGTNDPDANSDVAKLARMLGEGMGFGFTTTAYIGVTQPLLADILPILEHLPFKRVIVLPVFLFTGILLKRIYSQVADWQASSTKEYLCTASFGSHELLLQAIDERIQEAQAGHGNMNCQLCKYRTQIVGFEEDMGKEQIGHHLNVKGILFEEEEKPGAQKGILSTVKKVFGI; encoded by the coding sequence ATGAAAAAAGGTATACTGATCTGCGGCCATGGCAGCAGAGATAAAGAAGGAGTGGAGCATTTCAAGGTGTTGGTCCGCAAGTTACAGGACCGCTACCCTGATGATGTCGTTGATTATGGTTTCCTGGAATTTGCCCATCCCGTATATGCGGCGGCGGTAGAGCGGATGTATCTGCAGGGGGTACGGCATATTATCGCGCTGCCGGCCATCCTTTTTGCTGGTGGGCATGCTAAAAATGATATACCGTATGAAATGAATTCGCTCCAGCAGCAGTATCCTGATCTGACCATCACCATGGCCAGACATCTTGGTATTAGCGCCCCTTTGCTGCAGTTGTCCCAGCTGTTGATAGAAGAGGCGGAAACTGCTATGAAGGCGGCAGACAAGGCGGATGCCTGTTTGTTGCTGGTAGGCCGGGGCACCAACGATCCCGATGCGAATAGCGATGTGGCCAAACTGGCCCGCATGCTGGGAGAAGGTATGGGCTTCGGATTTACAACCACTGCTTATATAGGAGTGACGCAACCGTTGCTGGCAGACATCTTGCCCATCCTTGAACATCTGCCTTTTAAAAGAGTGATCGTATTACCGGTTTTTCTCTTTACTGGTATACTGCTCAAGCGCATCTACAGTCAGGTAGCCGACTGGCAGGCTTCTTCCACCAAAGAATATCTGTGTACAGCATCTTTTGGCAGCCATGAGCTGCTGCTGCAAGCCATCGATGAACGCATACAGGAGGCACAGGCCGGTCATGGCAATATGAACTGCCAGCTTTGTAAATACCGCACACAGATTGTGGGTTTTGAAGAAGATATGGGCAAGGAACAAATTGGCCACCACCTCAATGTAAAAGGCATCCTTTTCGAAGAAGAGGAAAAACCAGGTGCTCAGAAAGGAATATTATCCACCGTCAAAAAAGTATTCGGCATTTGA
- the cobA gene encoding uroporphyrinogen-III C-methyltransferase: MHQQQEQNKNILHPVCIVGAGPGAADMLTVRATRCIETADVVLHDNLVSDEILALCRPDAERIYAGKKYGDTKDPAVRQQQIHELMRLHALNGKKVVRLKSGDPFIYGRAVEEIRYLQEHHIPFEVVPGITAGIAAAGLCQVPLTERNHSNAVLFCTGHTANYDHEQLDALANMLRTGTTLVMYMGLSNLSVVVAKLLQAAGSETVYVTAVSKVSAPQQQQVTASLQEIEAAIHQAALPMPVVFIIGKYATSIKV, encoded by the coding sequence ATGCACCAACAACAGGAACAAAATAAGAATATCCTGCATCCGGTATGCATCGTAGGGGCCGGCCCCGGTGCCGCGGATATGCTAACGGTAAGGGCTACACGCTGTATAGAAACTGCTGATGTAGTCCTGCACGACAACCTGGTGTCTGATGAGATACTGGCACTATGCCGGCCTGACGCAGAGAGGATATATGCCGGCAAAAAATATGGCGACACCAAAGATCCGGCAGTACGGCAGCAGCAGATACATGAACTGATGCGCCTGCATGCATTGAATGGAAAAAAAGTGGTAAGGCTCAAGTCCGGAGATCCGTTTATCTACGGCCGCGCGGTGGAAGAGATCCGTTATCTGCAGGAACACCATATTCCATTTGAAGTGGTGCCTGGCATTACCGCCGGGATTGCCGCTGCGGGCCTGTGCCAGGTGCCGCTGACAGAGCGCAACCACAGCAATGCAGTGCTTTTTTGTACCGGCCATACCGCCAACTACGACCATGAACAGCTGGATGCGCTGGCCAATATGCTGCGCACCGGCACTACGCTGGTGATGTATATGGGGCTGAGCAACCTCTCCGTAGTAGTGGCTAAACTGTTGCAGGCAGCCGGATCAGAAACAGTATATGTAACAGCCGTTTCGAAAGTGTCTGCCCCGCAACAACAGCAGGTGACAGCATCCCTGCAGGAGATAGAAGCTGCCATACATCAGGCAGCACTGCCGATGCCGGTAGTGTTCATCATAGGAAAATATGCAACATCCATTAAGGTATAA